From Vanacampus margaritifer isolate UIUO_Vmar chromosome 8, RoL_Vmar_1.0, whole genome shotgun sequence, a single genomic window includes:
- the LOC144056809 gene encoding glutathione hydrolase 7-like isoform X3: MLVTMEVSPDAELNQQSTINYQSFDFSHLADGSKPVSKITKDIPLHQVASGWPQFRDQEDINSNKAKIRSSGKALVYFYIASVTCVIAVTAALMLQVYLGKNPLIVEGVLVSDHERCTALGQGVLHDQGSSVDAAISATLCLCVVHPHVLGIGGGGVMLVHDIRRNKTKVLNFQGTAPKMLTEEMLQNGFEQKAGLLVGVPGMLRGLYQAHTMYGSLPWNKVVARAAKVAKGGFNVSKSLADALAKVKEEQLMARFKNVFFPKGRALLPGSFLRMLNLAQVLHSDLSNFYSGNLSQEMEEEVRGQGGVLSSEDLSNYSVEVGQPLEGLYKKFRILVPAPPSAGAALLLTLKLLESFQLHENNTSENQTALSWTSEVFLQAVKSLKATVTMASGPGDPKYNSSVTELLSDILSTLGSPPEDHTLQKAELTVGQVAVMGPDDLIVSVAGSLSRPFGSRILTRSGIILNSLILDFSWPNKTQGQLKTKGRNRIQTCKSPLSALIPTIVVPTWHICGTYMALVVSGGHSLTTITQMVLRFLAYENDILLNGPDAQSAEFPEERAELVNATGHRERKTFVHGVLRNNNLIKKLTVPLLLE, translated from the exons ATGTTAGTGACCATGGAAGTCTCACCTGATGCAGAACTTAATCAACAATCAACAATTAATTACCAAAGTTTTGATTTTTCTCATTTGGCGGATGGTTCCAAGCCAG TCAGCAAAATCACCAAGGACATACCATTGCACCAAGTGGCCTCTGGTTGGCCTCAATTCCGTGACCAGGAAGATATCAACTCTAACAAAGCAAAGATAAGATCCAGTGGCAAGGcgcttgtttatttttatattgcctCTGTCACCTGTGTCATAGCGGTGACTGCTGCGTTAATGCTGCAGGTTTACCTGGGTAAAAATCCG CTCATTGTAGAGGGAGTGTTGGTGTCGGACCATGAACGCTGCACAGCACTTGGCCAGGGAGTCCTTCATGATCAGGGTTCCAGCGTGGATGCCGCCATCTCTGCtactctgtgtttgtgtgtggtgcATCCACATGTGCTAGGTATTGGTGG AGGAGGGGTGATGCTCGTTCATGACATTCGTAGGAATAAAACAAAAGTACTAAATTTTCAGGGAACAGCACCAAAAATGCTCACTGAGGAGATGTTGCAAAATGGCTTTGAACAAAAG GCAGGTCTGCTGGTGGGAGTGCCTGGCATGCTCAGAGGGTTGTACCAAGCCCACACAATGTACGgcag TTTGCCTTGGAACAAAGTGGTTGCCAGAGCTGCTAAGGTGGCAAAAGGGGGTTTTAATGTATCAAAGAGTCTTG CTGATGCATTAGCAAAAGTAAAAGAAGAGCAGCTAATGGCCCGCTTCAAGAATGTGTTCTTCCCAAAAGGCAGAGCTCTGCTTCCAGGTTCATTTCTGAGAATGCTCAACTTAGCTCAAGTCCTTCATAGTGACTTGTCAAACTTCTACAGTGGAAATTTATCACAGGAGATGGAGGAAGAG gtgCGAGGCCAAGGAGGAGTCCTAAGTAGTGAGGACCTAAGCAACTACTCTGTGGAAGTTGGGCAGCCATTGGAAGGACTTTATAAAA AGTTTAGAATATTGGTTCCTGCTCCACCATCTGCTGGTGCAGCTTTGCTATTGACTCTCAAGCTTTTAGAGAGCTTCCAGCTCCATGAAAACAATACCTCTGAAAATCAAACAGCACTCAGCTGGACCAGTGAG GTCTTTCTTCAGGCTGTAAAGTCTCTGAAGGCAACTGTCACAATGGCTAGTGGTCCGGGCGACCCTAAATATAACTCGTCTGTGACTGAGCTGCTCTCTGACATACTAAG CACACTTGGATCTCCACCAGAAGACCACACCCTCCAGAAGGCAGAGCTAACTGTTGGACAAGTAGCTGTCATGGGACCAGATGACCTTATCGTGTCAGTGGCAGG TTCACTGAGCAGACCATTTGGGAGCAGAATCCTAACCCGCTCTGGTATCATTCTAAACAGCCTCATCCTTGATTTTTCCTGGCCAAACAAAACCCAAGGCCAACTGAAAACAAAAGGA AGAAACCGAATCCAAACTTGTAAAAGTCCTCTGTCAGCGTTGATACCCACAATAGTGGTACCAACTTGGCATATATGTGGGACCTACATGGCACTGGTTGTATCAGGTGGACACAGTTTGACTACAATTACCCAG ATGGTACTACGTTTCCTAGcttatgaaaatgacatcttgCTGAATGGACCTGATGCACAAT CAGCTGAGTTTCCAGAAGAGAGGGCGGAGCTTGTGAATGCAACTGGCCACAGAGAGCGCAAAACTTTTGTCCATGGAGTGCTGAGGAACAACAATCTGATCAAGAAATTGACTGTTCCTCTACTTCTCGAATGA
- the LOC144056809 gene encoding glutathione hydrolase 7-like isoform X1 encodes MLVTMEVSPDAELNQQSTINYQSFDFSHLADGSKPEVSKITKDIPLHQVASGWPQFRDQEDINSNKAKIRSSGKALVYFYIASVTCVIAVTAALMLQVYLGKNPLIVEGVLVSDHERCTALGQGVLHDQGSSVDAAISATLCLCVVHPHVLGIGGGGVMLVHDIRRNKTKVLNFQGTAPKMLTEEMLQNGFEQKAGLLVGVPGMLRGLYQAHTMYGSLPWNKVVARAAKVAKGGFNVSKSLADALAKVKEEQLMARFKNVFFPKGRALLPGSFLRMLNLAQVLHSDLSNFYSGNLSQEMEEEVRGQGGVLSSEDLSNYSVEVGQPLEGLYKKFRILVPAPPSAGAALLLTLKLLESFQLHENNTSENQTALSWTSEVFLQAVKSLKATVTMASGPGDPKYNSSVTELLSDILSTLGSPPEDHTLQKAELTVGQVAVMGPDDLIVSVAGSLSRPFGSRILTRSGIILNSLILDFSWPNKTQGQLKTKGRNRIQTCKSPLSALIPTIVVPTWHICGTYMALVVSGGHSLTTITQMVLRFLAYENDILLNGPDAQSAEFPEERAELVNATGHRERKTFVHGVLRNNNLIKKLTVPLLLE; translated from the exons ATGTTAGTGACCATGGAAGTCTCACCTGATGCAGAACTTAATCAACAATCAACAATTAATTACCAAAGTTTTGATTTTTCTCATTTGGCGGATGGTTCCAAGCCAG AAGTCAGCAAAATCACCAAGGACATACCATTGCACCAAGTGGCCTCTGGTTGGCCTCAATTCCGTGACCAGGAAGATATCAACTCTAACAAAGCAAAGATAAGATCCAGTGGCAAGGcgcttgtttatttttatattgcctCTGTCACCTGTGTCATAGCGGTGACTGCTGCGTTAATGCTGCAGGTTTACCTGGGTAAAAATCCG CTCATTGTAGAGGGAGTGTTGGTGTCGGACCATGAACGCTGCACAGCACTTGGCCAGGGAGTCCTTCATGATCAGGGTTCCAGCGTGGATGCCGCCATCTCTGCtactctgtgtttgtgtgtggtgcATCCACATGTGCTAGGTATTGGTGG AGGAGGGGTGATGCTCGTTCATGACATTCGTAGGAATAAAACAAAAGTACTAAATTTTCAGGGAACAGCACCAAAAATGCTCACTGAGGAGATGTTGCAAAATGGCTTTGAACAAAAG GCAGGTCTGCTGGTGGGAGTGCCTGGCATGCTCAGAGGGTTGTACCAAGCCCACACAATGTACGgcag TTTGCCTTGGAACAAAGTGGTTGCCAGAGCTGCTAAGGTGGCAAAAGGGGGTTTTAATGTATCAAAGAGTCTTG CTGATGCATTAGCAAAAGTAAAAGAAGAGCAGCTAATGGCCCGCTTCAAGAATGTGTTCTTCCCAAAAGGCAGAGCTCTGCTTCCAGGTTCATTTCTGAGAATGCTCAACTTAGCTCAAGTCCTTCATAGTGACTTGTCAAACTTCTACAGTGGAAATTTATCACAGGAGATGGAGGAAGAG gtgCGAGGCCAAGGAGGAGTCCTAAGTAGTGAGGACCTAAGCAACTACTCTGTGGAAGTTGGGCAGCCATTGGAAGGACTTTATAAAA AGTTTAGAATATTGGTTCCTGCTCCACCATCTGCTGGTGCAGCTTTGCTATTGACTCTCAAGCTTTTAGAGAGCTTCCAGCTCCATGAAAACAATACCTCTGAAAATCAAACAGCACTCAGCTGGACCAGTGAG GTCTTTCTTCAGGCTGTAAAGTCTCTGAAGGCAACTGTCACAATGGCTAGTGGTCCGGGCGACCCTAAATATAACTCGTCTGTGACTGAGCTGCTCTCTGACATACTAAG CACACTTGGATCTCCACCAGAAGACCACACCCTCCAGAAGGCAGAGCTAACTGTTGGACAAGTAGCTGTCATGGGACCAGATGACCTTATCGTGTCAGTGGCAGG TTCACTGAGCAGACCATTTGGGAGCAGAATCCTAACCCGCTCTGGTATCATTCTAAACAGCCTCATCCTTGATTTTTCCTGGCCAAACAAAACCCAAGGCCAACTGAAAACAAAAGGA AGAAACCGAATCCAAACTTGTAAAAGTCCTCTGTCAGCGTTGATACCCACAATAGTGGTACCAACTTGGCATATATGTGGGACCTACATGGCACTGGTTGTATCAGGTGGACACAGTTTGACTACAATTACCCAG ATGGTACTACGTTTCCTAGcttatgaaaatgacatcttgCTGAATGGACCTGATGCACAAT CAGCTGAGTTTCCAGAAGAGAGGGCGGAGCTTGTGAATGCAACTGGCCACAGAGAGCGCAAAACTTTTGTCCATGGAGTGCTGAGGAACAACAATCTGATCAAGAAATTGACTGTTCCTCTACTTCTCGAATGA
- the cyld2 gene encoding ubiquitin carboxyl-terminal hydrolase CYLD isoform X1 encodes MESNPVLKEKFFIVTRGKSRKGFCRGCIGRVEAETQRGELTGLLYSGGANAGSPKNGGVVRREDTHPLSRHQAQLLLFISSVNKRLELLCSPQLFSAICELIVDDLVVVKNKKGHLPGLVKNLMQIGRKENKDDLQMLAFEVEFVDNDLTLSSKKPAPLSLFSAADIVQVVPSYSLPLGLNWNAGQHGGTNKKPVMRMNSMPNIRSHGQVKGKPTEQSNNPSPNRNTSHALLEVGSLVEIVSNTGVTVYGVVRWLGVPAGKTSEWAGIELDYDVNSCSDGTYGGQRFFTCKKSRALFVPVTKCNPDSRFVCSSTGSDTNSQVEIPPVCFLVPPYVDSEEYVAPIAESEAVSLLVGRMKGIQGHINSCYLDATLFSLFSSSVTLDNIWQTPADTVQPIASTLRKIVNRLRRQGFVPAASVMNFRNQLGCDTFRSEEKDPEEFITLLFQKILGIEPLLKLRSRSESYQGAYTFQIFLEKEQMAQIPTVQQLLDTSCLSCDVKFEEMPSCLIVQMPRFGNKYKMFSHIIPSMELDITDLLFNSPRQCFICGQLAGHECLQCLPDHKMHPGRIKQYCTTCNTQVHRHSERRGHSPKSFSVPAEVATAFPTPRHTMQLFAVLCIHTSHYVSFVKSGSDPHSWLFFDSMADRCGDDQRGFNIPEIRACPELGDFLSLSEEEQARANPACAPELVRRLLCDSYMFLYQNTAMTLSSTNHQGSLNV; translated from the exons ATGGAGTCCAACCCCGTGTTAAAAGAGAAGTTTTTCATCGTCACACGTGGGAAGTCGCGCAAAGGTTTCTGTCGGGGATGCATTGGTCGGGTGGAGGCTGAGACGCAGCGCGGGGAGCTGACGGGGCTTCTCTACTCCGGCGGGGCAAACGCGGGGAGCCCCAAGAACGGAGGCGTCGTGCGGAGGGAAGACACACACCCTCTGAGCCGCCACCAAGCACAGCTGCTGCTCTTCATCTCCTCCGTAAACAAACGCCTGGAACTGCTGTGCAGCCCACAGCTCTTCTCGGCCATCTGTGAGTTAATTGTGGATGACCTGGTGGTGGTGAAGAACAAGAAGGGCCATCTACCCGGACTAGTGAAGAACCTGATGCAGATTGGGAGGAAGGAAAACAAAGACGACCTGCAGATGTTGGCGTTTGAGGTGGAATTTGTG GACAATGATCTGACTTTATCGTCTAAAAAGCCTGCCCCTCTGTCCCTGTTCAGCGCTGCGGACATCGTCCAGGTGGTCCCATCTTACTCTCTCCCCCTCGGGCTAAACTGGAATGCTGGCCAACATGGTG GCACAAACAAAAAGCCTGTGATGCGCATGAACTCCATGCCAAATATTAGATCTCATGGACAAGTGAAGGGAAAACCTACAGAACAAAGCAACAATCCAAGTCCAAATCGCAACACATCACATGCACTTTTGGAAGTGGGGTCCTTGGTGGAGATTGTGTCCAACACAGGAGTCACAGTTTATGGAGTTGTGAGGTGGCTGGGTGTCCCTGCAGGAAAAACTTCGGAATGGGCTGGGATTGAATTG GACTATGATGTGAACAGTTGCTCAGATGGGACATATGGCGGCCAGCGGTTTTTCACTTGCAAAAAGAGCAGAGCTTTGTTTGTCCCTGTCACAAAATGCAACCCCGATAGCAGGTTTGTCTGCTCATCTACAGGAAGTGACACCAACAGCCAAGTGGAAATACCTCCAG tgtgttttctaGTTCCTCCATATGTGGACTCTGAGGAGTATGTGGCACCCATTGCTGAATCAGAGGCCGTGTCTTTGTTAGTGGGAAGAATGAAAGGGATTCAGGGCCACATCAACTCCTGTTATCTGGATGCCACTCTTTTCAG TTTGTTCAGCTCCTCAGTGACTCTGGATAATATCTGGCAGACTCCTGCAGACACGGTGCAGCCGATTGCTTCCACACTGAGAAAAATAGTCAATCGTTTACGCAG ACAAGGGTTTGTGCCTGCTGCAAGTGTAATGAATTTCCGTAATCAGCTTGGCTGTGACACCTTTCGATCAGAGGAAAAAG ACCCAGAGGAGTTCATCACACTTCTCTTTCAGAAGATTCTTGGCATTGAGCCGCTCCTTAAACTCAG GTCGAGAAGTGAAAGTTATCAGGGGGCCTACACATTCCAGATCTTTCTGGAAAAGGAGCAGATGGCACAAATACCCACAGTTCAACAGCTGCTGGACACTTCCTGCCTGTCATGTGATGTCAAGTTTGAAGAG ATGCCATCCTGTCTGATAGTTCAAATGCCAAGGTTTGGAAACAAgtataaaatgttttctcaCATCATTCCGTCCATGGAGCTGGACATCACTGACCTCCTTTTCAACT CTCCTAGGCAATGTTTCATCTGTGGGCAATTGGCAGGGCATGAGTGTCTTCAATGTCTGCCAGATCACAAAATGCATCCAGGGAGAATTAAACAATACTGCACAACCTGCAACACGCAG GTGCACAGACATTCGGAGCGACGGGGGCATTCCCCAAAATCTTTCTCAGTTCCAGCTGAGGTCGCCACCGCTTTCCCTACACCTCGGCACACGATGCAGCTGTTTGCTGTGCTTTGCATTCACACCAGTCACTATGTGTCCTTTGTCAAATCTGGCTCCGATCCACACTCTTGGCTCTTCTTTGACAGCATGGCAGACAGATGTG GTGACGATCAAAGGGGCTTCAACATCCCAGAGATCCGAGCTTGTCCAGAGTTGGGTGACTTTTTGTCCCTGTCAGAGGAGGAGCAGGCACGAGCTAACCCTGCGTGTGCTCCTGAGCTTGTGCGCCGGCTGCTGTGTGACTCCTACATGTTTTTATACCAGAACACAGCAATGACTCTTTCCAGTACAAATCATCAGGGGTCCTTAAATGTATGA
- the cyld2 gene encoding ubiquitin carboxyl-terminal hydrolase CYLD isoform X2 — translation MESNPVLKEKFFIVTRGKSRKGFCRGCIGRVEAETQRGELTGLLYSGGANAGSPKNGGVVRREDTHPLSRHQAQLLLFISSVNKRLELLCSPQLFSAICELIVDDLVVVKNKKGHLPGLVKNLMQIGRKENKDDLQMLAFEVEFVDNDLTLSSKKPAPLSLFSAADIVQVVPSYSLPLGLNWNAGQHGGTNKKPVMRMNSMPNIRSHGQVKGKPTEQSNNPSPNRNTSHALLEVGSLVEIVSNTGVTVYGVVRWLGVPAGKTSEWAGIELDYDVNSCSDGTYGGQRFFTCKKSRALFVPVTKCNPDSRFVCSSTGSDTNSQVEIPPVPPYVDSEEYVAPIAESEAVSLLVGRMKGIQGHINSCYLDATLFSLFSSSVTLDNIWQTPADTVQPIASTLRKIVNRLRRQGFVPAASVMNFRNQLGCDTFRSEEKDPEEFITLLFQKILGIEPLLKLRSRSESYQGAYTFQIFLEKEQMAQIPTVQQLLDTSCLSCDVKFEEMPSCLIVQMPRFGNKYKMFSHIIPSMELDITDLLFNSPRQCFICGQLAGHECLQCLPDHKMHPGRIKQYCTTCNTQVHRHSERRGHSPKSFSVPAEVATAFPTPRHTMQLFAVLCIHTSHYVSFVKSGSDPHSWLFFDSMADRCGDDQRGFNIPEIRACPELGDFLSLSEEEQARANPACAPELVRRLLCDSYMFLYQNTAMTLSSTNHQGSLNV, via the exons ATGGAGTCCAACCCCGTGTTAAAAGAGAAGTTTTTCATCGTCACACGTGGGAAGTCGCGCAAAGGTTTCTGTCGGGGATGCATTGGTCGGGTGGAGGCTGAGACGCAGCGCGGGGAGCTGACGGGGCTTCTCTACTCCGGCGGGGCAAACGCGGGGAGCCCCAAGAACGGAGGCGTCGTGCGGAGGGAAGACACACACCCTCTGAGCCGCCACCAAGCACAGCTGCTGCTCTTCATCTCCTCCGTAAACAAACGCCTGGAACTGCTGTGCAGCCCACAGCTCTTCTCGGCCATCTGTGAGTTAATTGTGGATGACCTGGTGGTGGTGAAGAACAAGAAGGGCCATCTACCCGGACTAGTGAAGAACCTGATGCAGATTGGGAGGAAGGAAAACAAAGACGACCTGCAGATGTTGGCGTTTGAGGTGGAATTTGTG GACAATGATCTGACTTTATCGTCTAAAAAGCCTGCCCCTCTGTCCCTGTTCAGCGCTGCGGACATCGTCCAGGTGGTCCCATCTTACTCTCTCCCCCTCGGGCTAAACTGGAATGCTGGCCAACATGGTG GCACAAACAAAAAGCCTGTGATGCGCATGAACTCCATGCCAAATATTAGATCTCATGGACAAGTGAAGGGAAAACCTACAGAACAAAGCAACAATCCAAGTCCAAATCGCAACACATCACATGCACTTTTGGAAGTGGGGTCCTTGGTGGAGATTGTGTCCAACACAGGAGTCACAGTTTATGGAGTTGTGAGGTGGCTGGGTGTCCCTGCAGGAAAAACTTCGGAATGGGCTGGGATTGAATTG GACTATGATGTGAACAGTTGCTCAGATGGGACATATGGCGGCCAGCGGTTTTTCACTTGCAAAAAGAGCAGAGCTTTGTTTGTCCCTGTCACAAAATGCAACCCCGATAGCAGGTTTGTCTGCTCATCTACAGGAAGTGACACCAACAGCCAAGTGGAAATACCTCCAG TTCCTCCATATGTGGACTCTGAGGAGTATGTGGCACCCATTGCTGAATCAGAGGCCGTGTCTTTGTTAGTGGGAAGAATGAAAGGGATTCAGGGCCACATCAACTCCTGTTATCTGGATGCCACTCTTTTCAG TTTGTTCAGCTCCTCAGTGACTCTGGATAATATCTGGCAGACTCCTGCAGACACGGTGCAGCCGATTGCTTCCACACTGAGAAAAATAGTCAATCGTTTACGCAG ACAAGGGTTTGTGCCTGCTGCAAGTGTAATGAATTTCCGTAATCAGCTTGGCTGTGACACCTTTCGATCAGAGGAAAAAG ACCCAGAGGAGTTCATCACACTTCTCTTTCAGAAGATTCTTGGCATTGAGCCGCTCCTTAAACTCAG GTCGAGAAGTGAAAGTTATCAGGGGGCCTACACATTCCAGATCTTTCTGGAAAAGGAGCAGATGGCACAAATACCCACAGTTCAACAGCTGCTGGACACTTCCTGCCTGTCATGTGATGTCAAGTTTGAAGAG ATGCCATCCTGTCTGATAGTTCAAATGCCAAGGTTTGGAAACAAgtataaaatgttttctcaCATCATTCCGTCCATGGAGCTGGACATCACTGACCTCCTTTTCAACT CTCCTAGGCAATGTTTCATCTGTGGGCAATTGGCAGGGCATGAGTGTCTTCAATGTCTGCCAGATCACAAAATGCATCCAGGGAGAATTAAACAATACTGCACAACCTGCAACACGCAG GTGCACAGACATTCGGAGCGACGGGGGCATTCCCCAAAATCTTTCTCAGTTCCAGCTGAGGTCGCCACCGCTTTCCCTACACCTCGGCACACGATGCAGCTGTTTGCTGTGCTTTGCATTCACACCAGTCACTATGTGTCCTTTGTCAAATCTGGCTCCGATCCACACTCTTGGCTCTTCTTTGACAGCATGGCAGACAGATGTG GTGACGATCAAAGGGGCTTCAACATCCCAGAGATCCGAGCTTGTCCAGAGTTGGGTGACTTTTTGTCCCTGTCAGAGGAGGAGCAGGCACGAGCTAACCCTGCGTGTGCTCCTGAGCTTGTGCGCCGGCTGCTGTGTGACTCCTACATGTTTTTATACCAGAACACAGCAATGACTCTTTCCAGTACAAATCATCAGGGGTCCTTAAATGTATGA
- the LOC144056809 gene encoding glutathione hydrolase 7-like isoform X2, with translation MLVTMEVSPDAELNQQSTINYQSFDFSHLADGSKPEVSKITKDIPLHQVASGWPQFRDQEDINSNKAKIRSSGKALVYFYIASVTCVIAVTAALMLQVYLGKNPLIVEGVLVSDHERCTALGQGVLHDQGSSVDAAISATLCLCVVHPHVLGIGGGGVMLVHDIRRNKTKVLNFQGTAPKMLTEEMLQNGFEQKAGLLVGVPGMLRGLYQAHTMYGSLPWNKVVARAAKVAKGGFNVSKSLADALAKVKEEQLMARFKNVFFPKGRALLPGSFLRMLNLAQVLHSDLSNFYSGNLSQEMEEEVRGQGGVLSSEDLSNYSVEVGQPLEGLYKKFRILVPAPPSAGAALLLTLKLLESFQLHENNTSENQTALSWTSEVFLQAVKSLKATVTMASGPGDPKYNSSVTELLSDILSTLGSPPEDHTLQKAELTVGQVAVMGPDDLIVSVAGSLSRPFGSRILTRSGIILNSLILDFSWPNKTQGQLKTKGRNRIQTCKSPLSALIPTIVVPTWHICGTYMALVVSGGHSLTTITQMVLRFLAYENDILLNGPDAQSEFPEERAELVNATGHRERKTFVHGVLRNNNLIKKLTVPLLLE, from the exons ATGTTAGTGACCATGGAAGTCTCACCTGATGCAGAACTTAATCAACAATCAACAATTAATTACCAAAGTTTTGATTTTTCTCATTTGGCGGATGGTTCCAAGCCAG AAGTCAGCAAAATCACCAAGGACATACCATTGCACCAAGTGGCCTCTGGTTGGCCTCAATTCCGTGACCAGGAAGATATCAACTCTAACAAAGCAAAGATAAGATCCAGTGGCAAGGcgcttgtttatttttatattgcctCTGTCACCTGTGTCATAGCGGTGACTGCTGCGTTAATGCTGCAGGTTTACCTGGGTAAAAATCCG CTCATTGTAGAGGGAGTGTTGGTGTCGGACCATGAACGCTGCACAGCACTTGGCCAGGGAGTCCTTCATGATCAGGGTTCCAGCGTGGATGCCGCCATCTCTGCtactctgtgtttgtgtgtggtgcATCCACATGTGCTAGGTATTGGTGG AGGAGGGGTGATGCTCGTTCATGACATTCGTAGGAATAAAACAAAAGTACTAAATTTTCAGGGAACAGCACCAAAAATGCTCACTGAGGAGATGTTGCAAAATGGCTTTGAACAAAAG GCAGGTCTGCTGGTGGGAGTGCCTGGCATGCTCAGAGGGTTGTACCAAGCCCACACAATGTACGgcag TTTGCCTTGGAACAAAGTGGTTGCCAGAGCTGCTAAGGTGGCAAAAGGGGGTTTTAATGTATCAAAGAGTCTTG CTGATGCATTAGCAAAAGTAAAAGAAGAGCAGCTAATGGCCCGCTTCAAGAATGTGTTCTTCCCAAAAGGCAGAGCTCTGCTTCCAGGTTCATTTCTGAGAATGCTCAACTTAGCTCAAGTCCTTCATAGTGACTTGTCAAACTTCTACAGTGGAAATTTATCACAGGAGATGGAGGAAGAG gtgCGAGGCCAAGGAGGAGTCCTAAGTAGTGAGGACCTAAGCAACTACTCTGTGGAAGTTGGGCAGCCATTGGAAGGACTTTATAAAA AGTTTAGAATATTGGTTCCTGCTCCACCATCTGCTGGTGCAGCTTTGCTATTGACTCTCAAGCTTTTAGAGAGCTTCCAGCTCCATGAAAACAATACCTCTGAAAATCAAACAGCACTCAGCTGGACCAGTGAG GTCTTTCTTCAGGCTGTAAAGTCTCTGAAGGCAACTGTCACAATGGCTAGTGGTCCGGGCGACCCTAAATATAACTCGTCTGTGACTGAGCTGCTCTCTGACATACTAAG CACACTTGGATCTCCACCAGAAGACCACACCCTCCAGAAGGCAGAGCTAACTGTTGGACAAGTAGCTGTCATGGGACCAGATGACCTTATCGTGTCAGTGGCAGG TTCACTGAGCAGACCATTTGGGAGCAGAATCCTAACCCGCTCTGGTATCATTCTAAACAGCCTCATCCTTGATTTTTCCTGGCCAAACAAAACCCAAGGCCAACTGAAAACAAAAGGA AGAAACCGAATCCAAACTTGTAAAAGTCCTCTGTCAGCGTTGATACCCACAATAGTGGTACCAACTTGGCATATATGTGGGACCTACATGGCACTGGTTGTATCAGGTGGACACAGTTTGACTACAATTACCCAG ATGGTACTACGTTTCCTAGcttatgaaaatgacatcttgCTGAATGGACCTGATGCACAAT CTGAGTTTCCAGAAGAGAGGGCGGAGCTTGTGAATGCAACTGGCCACAGAGAGCGCAAAACTTTTGTCCATGGAGTGCTGAGGAACAACAATCTGATCAAGAAATTGACTGTTCCTCTACTTCTCGAATGA
- the snai1a gene encoding snail family zinc finger 1a, with amino-acid sequence MPRSFLVKKYFARQKPNYSELECQNDTSLDKYPFAELSSTATCLTAGLVWDLSVLPTLYLPTSQAEPSTIPGPLDLSSPSSLSSSASSSGEEDEGRTSDPPSPEPVHTYAPRQRMKCTGVMAHVSPPEEEEREAPVTASRPAFLCKHCPKEYTSLGALKMHIRSHTLPCVCTTCGKAFSRPWLLRGHIRTHTGERPFSCPHCNRAFADRSNLRAHLQTHAEVKKYQCSVCSRTFSRMSLLQKHSSSGCCSAAV; translated from the exons ATGCCTCGGTCTTTCTTGgttaaaaagtattttgctaGACAAAAGCCAAACTACAGTGAACTGGAATGTCAGAATG ATACGTCACTGGACAAATATCCTTTCGCTGAGCTCTCATCCACTGCCACCTGCTTGACAGCAGGTCTGGTGTGGGACCTCAGTGTCTTGCCCACCCTCTACCTGCCCACCTCCCAAGCAGAGCCCTCGACCATCCCAGGCCCTTTGGACCTCAGTTCCCCGTCCAGCCTCAGCAGCAGTGCCAGCAGTAGCGGCGAAGAGGATGAAGGGCGCACTTCCGACCCCCCCAGCCCCGAACCCGTGCACACGTACGCTCCTCGTCAGCGCATGAAATGTACTGGTGTGATGGCCCATGTCAGTCCtccagaggaggaggagagggaggccCCCGTCACCGCAAGCAGGCCTGCCTTCCTCTGCAAACACTGCCCGAAAGAGTACACCAGCCTGGGGGCCCTAAAGATGCACATCCGCTCACACACCCTGCCCTGCGTGTGTACCACATGTGGAAAGGCTTTCTCCAGGCCGTGGCTGCTGCGCGGTCACATCCGCACGCACACAG GCGAGCGTCCGTTCTCCTGCCCCCACTGCAACCGAGCCTTTGCCGACCGCTCCAATTTGCGAGCTCATCTGCAGACCCACGCCGAGGTGAAGAAGTACCAGTGCAGCGTCTGCTCTCGCACTTTCAGCCGCATGTCATTGCTGCAGAAACACAGCTCCTCAGGGTGTTGCTCCGCCGCGGTGTGA